Within the Thermincola ferriacetica genome, the region CAATTATACAGACTAATGGGTGGAAGATTTTTGGTGATTTTGATGAACTAAAGAAGATGAGTACTCTACTATGGGCAGTTATATGAGTTTGAATAGCAGTTATTTTTTTTGATGCCACAAGGTTATCTTGTTAATTTAAGGTACATTAGGGAAGTAGTTTCTTCGGGTGGGACTTTTGAGATTTTATTAAAAACCGGAGATAAAGTTTTGTTGAGCCGGGAAAAAGAAAAAGAATTACGCGAGAAATTTAAATATAATTCGATGAATTAAAAATAGCCGTTTCTAATACGGTTATTTTTTGTGGTTAAAAAAGAGGCAAAATTCTTAACAATTACCCATTCAAGGCCTAATATGACCCGTTTAATTATAACTGGTAGAAAAGACCAGCAAAATTTGATAAAAAAAGTTAAGAAGAAGTGAATTGGGAG harbors:
- a CDS encoding LytTR family transcriptional regulator DNA-binding domain-containing protein, which gives rise to MPQGYLVNLRYIREVVSSGGTFEILLKTGDKVLLSREKEKELREKFKYNSMN